One region of Salvia miltiorrhiza cultivar Shanhuang (shh) chromosome 3, IMPLAD_Smil_shh, whole genome shotgun sequence genomic DNA includes:
- the LOC131018899 gene encoding protein FAR1-RELATED SEQUENCE 5-like, with protein sequence MEFGSCSTGESTTIDVEGCADLFIPDCDATEKPFEGQVFCNLQQAEKFYEDYAKVCGFISRKATINRDDDGSISTRFMLCNREGVPNNANSLIFVEGNRDDRKRKRTSFKVGCKARIIFKAMSYGRFRVGTFSEGHNHKMVSETSRHFMSSNRQVDEVHQFLIQAGIRANIGPTKTFRIFKEIVGGYDKVGCTSIDFKNYGRDLKVYVAGSDAHMLLETFKDRKELCDGFQYFYDIDEENQLRRLIWTDKQAVINFKNFGQAVSFDATYNTNRYKMIFTPFTGRDNHGKCVSFGAAIISHEDMDSYAWVLSKFTECVGNAPRVFMTDQDLGLKKAVALVWPETHHRFCMWHITMKVVEKLPFNLRDDSDFKSKLNKIIWSDTIDTHEFEEEWNNLIAEYELGDNRWFSSMYEDRALWIPAYFRDITMSGLFRTTSLSESENSYFKRFLSKFSDLVVMFMNYNSALDSQRDTCQRLNYKDETGVLPMLTTMPIEKHASRLYTISIFKEVQEEIVSAFSACMMAKMEGNTFVVDDNVDGEFTVVHDTITDSLTCKCNLFTRKGLLCRHMYYVLRWLKVDNIPDRYISNRWCKAFMLSTPQVMNCTPNSSSTKVIGKHDLFHVFSRYIGHVSGDQDLMKQLLGTLSEVDNKFAKLRNENAERNSKDATFQEFYGSVRPEVPTVLSPAVAKTKGSGAGGRRKSGKEKAMILAQKPLRNCKRCNTMGHHDSRNCPTKAVVKP encoded by the exons ATGGAGTTTGGGTCGTGTAGTACAG GTGAATCAACGACAATTGATGTAGAAGGTTGTGCCGATCTTTTCATCCCTGACTGTGATGCTACGGAAAAACCATTTGAGGGGCAGGTGTTCTGTAATCTTCAACAAGCTGAGAAGTTCTATGAGGATTACGCAAAAGTTTGTGGTTTTATTTCCCGTAAAGCAACCATTAACAGAGATGACGATGGCTCCATAAGTACTCGATTTATGCTTTGTAACAGAGAAGGTGTTCCCAACAATGCAAATTCGTTAATTTTTGTCGAGGGTAACAGAGATGATAGGAAACGTAAGAGAACATCATTCAAGGTTGGTTGCAAGGCTCGTATCATATTTAAGGCCATGTCTTATGGTCGTTTTAGGGTTGGAACCTTTAGTGAAGGTCATAACCATAAGATGGTTTCTGAAACCAGTCGTCATTTTATGTCGAGCAATAGGCAAGTTGATGAAGTGCACCAGTTTCTTATTCAAGCGGGTATTAGAGCCAACATTGGACCAACTAAAACATTTCGCATTTTTAAAGAGATTGTTGGTGGTTATGACAAGGTTGGTTGTACTAGTATTGATTTCAAGAACTATGGTCGAGACTTGAAGGTCTATGTCGCTGGTTCGGATGCCCATATGTTGCTTGAAACATTTAAGGATAGGAAGGAGCTTTGTGATggttttcaatatttttacgACATTGACGAGGAAAATCAGCTGCGCCGCCTTATCTGGACAGATAAACAAGCTGTGATTAACTTTAAAAATTTTGGACAGGCTGTGTCTTTTGATGCAACATACAACACCAACAG GTACAAAATGATTTTTACTCCATTTACTGGTAGGGACAACCACGGCAAATGTGTGTCGTTTGGTGCAGCAATCATATCACATGAAGACATGGATTCATATGCGTGGGTTTTGAGCAAGTTTACTGAGTGTGTTGGGAATGCTCCTCGTGTGTTTATGACTGATCAAGATCTTGGATTGAAGAAGGCCGTTGCTCTTGTCTGGCCCGAAACACATCATAGGTTTTGCATGTGGCACATCACTATGAAGGTCGTAGAGAAATTGCCCTTTAATTTGAGGGATGATTCTGATTTCAAGTCGAAGTTGAATAAGATAATATGGTCGGATACGATTGACACTCATGAGTTTGAGGAAGAATGGAATAATTTGATAGCTGAATATGAGTTGGGTGATAACAGGTGGTTCTCCTCAATGTATGAGGATCGTGCTTTATGGATTCCTGCATATTTTCGTGACATCACTATGAGCGGGCTGTTTCGCACCACTTCCTTATCTGAGAGTGAGAATAGTTATTTCAAACGCTTCCTTAGTAAGTTTTCTGATCTTGTTGTGATGTTTATGAATTATAACAGCGCCTTAGATTCCCAACGAGATACATGTCAGAGGCTAAATTATAAGGATGAGACTGGTGTTCTCCCCATGCTTACAACGATGCCAATTGAGAAACATGCCTCTAGATTATATACCATCTCAATTTTCAAGGAGGTACAGGAGGAGATTGTATCTGCGTTTTCAGCATGCATGATGGCAAAGATGGAGGGTAACACATTCGTAGTCGATGACAATGTTGATGGCGAATTCACAGTTGTGCATGATACAATTACCGATTCTTTGACCTGCAAGTGCAACTTGTTCACCAGGAAGGGACTTTTATGCAGACACATGTACTATGTGTTGCGGTGGTTGAAAGTTGACAATATTCCGGACAGATACATTTCTAATCGGTGGTGTAAAGCTTTTATGTTATCCACACCGCAAGTGATGAATTGTACGCCAAATTCTTCTTCAACCAAAGTAATTGGCAAGCATGATCTATTCCATGTTTTTAGCAGATATATTGGTCATGTTTCGGGGGATCAAGATTTGATGAAGCAGTTGCTAGGTACATTAAGTGAAGTTGATAACAAGTTTGCTAAGCTTCGTAACGAAAATGCAGAGCGAAATTCCAAGGATGCTACATTTCAAGAGTTTTATGGGTCTGTACGACCTGAGGTTCCTACAGTGCTTTCTCCTGCTGTTGCTAAAACCAAAGGCAGTGGAGCTGGTGGCCGCAGGAAATCCGGCAAGGAGAAGGCAATGATTTTAGCTCAGAAGCCTCTGCGTAACTGCAAAAGATGCAATACCATGGGACACCATGACTCTCGAAATTGTCCTACCAAGGCAGTTGTTAAGCCATGA
- the LOC131018900 gene encoding uncharacterized protein LOC131018900 translates to MWTTRKAPGDFTYFFDKELIVHETLQPSPEELEEVYYMSLDNEDMLHVRFVPPLRLASKKKTTHVPKRRRMRSPTLERDSRQVSPAVQREGPRSSPLREERHSSPVVEMRERHSSPRVETRDSPVIDSTLTCCHHGVPCRDSGKDCHDYIDQRLTRMLHDESDDGFIARVARRVLSGMKEMLDCTGDKSIRLSPRRSVGHVSPVRSTSHVHHWHHSTSRVEQPLPHRSTSPVEHPHGSPSPVEQLHQSLSHVLTTPVQPVLENLFQGDEHADEEEEEVGDTSDEHVDDVGLGQRVSRPSAALRSPFAPITPNDMKRIKAAYRKFRASGPDSSVTIKDLGHILPQAYFDDIESFSKEFDSEVIDLFILFMRHKIQSRRGLKSGVSSTKTILLTTYFFHTLDVESKKLNSDDYLDWEVPESLKDIVLGTDPKSSTPWTNATHVIAICNVEHHWVTICIDLSAWKVHLYDSLMDKYRKGSVRNTQMKCVTHLLPRLLDAAGYWTQRPDLMKRTDPLTLVKVESRHQFKQLDSTSCGPYSCMYVDRLICSLNDHRGLPIDAAYIIKYRWIVGSRIFHLTCD, encoded by the exons ATGTGGACAACCAGAAAAGCTCCTGGCGATTTCACATATTTTTTCGACAAAGAG CTTATTGTGCACGAGACGCTTCAGCCATCCCCTGAAGAGCTAGAGGAGGTGTACTACATGAGCCTAGACAATGAAGATATGCTCCATGTTAGATTCGTGCCTCCTCTACGTCTTGCATCGAAGAAGAAGACAACTCATGTTCCAAAGCGGCGTAGAATGAGATCTCCAACACTTGAGAGGGATAGTAGGCAGGTTTCGCCGGCTGTTCAGAGGGAAGGACCCCGTAGTTCACCTTTGAGGGAGGAACGTCATAGTTCTCCCGTTGTTGAGATGAGAGAACGCCATAGTTCTCCGAGAGTTGAGACGAGGGACTCACCGGTTATTGATAGTACACTTACTTGTTGTCACCATGGAGTTCCGTGCCGAGACTCGGGCAAGGATTGTCATGACTACATCGACCAGAGATTGACAAGGATGTTGCACGATGAGTCTGATGATGGATTTATTGCTCGAGTAGCTCGTAGAGTGCTCAGTGGAATGAAGGAGATGCTCGATTGTACAGGTGACAAATCTATTCGTCTTAGTCCTAGGAGATCAGTGGGGCACGTATCTCCTGTTCGCTCCACTTCTCATGTACATCATTGGCATCACTCCACTTCTCGTGTAGAGCAGCCACTGCCACATCGATCCACTTCTCCTGTAGAGCACCCACATGGCTCTCCATCTCCAGTAGAGCAGCTTCATCAGTCCCTATCTCATGTACTGACTACTCCAGTGCAGCCGGTGCTTGAGAATCTATTTCAGGGTGATGAGCATGCTGAcgaagaggaggaggaagttGGAGATACTTCAGATGAGCATGTAGATGATGTTGGTTTAGGTCAACGTGTGAGTAGACCCTCTGCTGCATTGAGGAGCCCATTCGCCCCCATTACTCCAAATGATATGAAGAGAATCAAAGCTGCCTATAGAAAATTCAGAGCTTCGGGTCCTGATTCTTCTGTGACAATCAAAGACCTTGGTCACATCCTTCCACAAGCATATTTCGACGATATAGAGAGCTTCAGTAAGGAGTTTGATTCTGAG GTGATTGATCTCTTCATATTATTTATGAGACACAAGATCCAATCTCGTAGAGGTTTGAAAAGTGGTGTGAGTTCGACTAAGACGATCTTATTGACTACCTATTTCTTT CATACTTTAGACGTTGAGTCCAAGAAATTGAACTCTGATGACTATCTTGATTGGGAAGTGCCGGAAAGCCTTAAAGATATTGTACTTGGCACAGATCCCAAATCATCGACTCCATGGACGAATGCCACTCAT GTCATTGCAATTTGCAATGTTGAGCATCACTGGGTAACTATATGCATTGACTTGAGTGCGTGGAAGGTTCATTTATATGACTCATTGATGGATAAGTATCGAAAGGGTTCAGTGCGGAACACACAGATGAAGTGTGTCACTCATCTTCTTCCTCGTCTATTGGACGCTGCAGGCTATTGGACACAGAGGCCGGATCTGATGAAGAGAACCGATCCACTGACACTAGTGAAAGTGGAAAGTAGGCACCAGTTCAAGCAATTGGACTCGACTAGTTGTGGTCCATACTCATGCATGTATGTGGATCGTCTCATTTGCAGCCTCAATGATCATAGGGGACTACCAATAGATGCAGCCTATATTATTAAGTATAGGTGGATTGTAGGATCCAGAATATTTCATTTGACATGTGATTAG
- the LOC131018901 gene encoding uncharacterized protein LOC131018901 has translation MWRVKWRRELLEREKEAAKDLMDVISTLLPIAGKEDAWIWKASKNGEFSTKSAYVTAKSAKPQNTGLKTFSETLKKVWKTPATHKVKVTTWRMVRNKLPTCENLRRRNVQIAEVEAWCNACCSNLETCNHLFIECPKVDVVWSRIQQWVGVSRPRPNDIVGHLEAFANLGQKKHKKLLIAVWMCTVWLLWKNRNESQFEGKQWDIQSLCCEVKVRLWCWIKIFKFCNVDASFSSWMSSRLIADVL, from the coding sequence ATGTGGAGGGTGAAGTGGAGGCGAGAACTCCTTGAAAGAGAAAAGGAGGCTGCTAAAGATCTCATGGATGTCATTTCTACTTTGCTTCCTATTGCAGGTAAGGAAGACGCTTGGATCTGGAAAGCTTCAAAGAACGGAGAGTTCTCCACAAAGTCAGCGTATGTTACTGCCAAATCAGCAAAGCCGCAGAACACCGGCCTCAAAACCTTTTCTGAGACGCTCAAGAAAGTTTGGAAGACCCCAGCAACACATAAAGTTAAAGTCACGACTTGGAGAATGGTGAGGAACAAATTACCAACTTGTGAAAATTTGAGAAGAAGGAACGTCCAGATTGCTGAAGTTGAGGCATGGTGCAACGCGTGCTGTTCCAATCTCGAAACTTGCAACCACCTCTTCATCGAATGCCCGAAAGTTGATGTTGTGTGGTCCAGAATCCAACAATGGGTAGGAGTCAGCAGACCTAGACCGAATGACATCGTCGGACACCTCGAGGCCTTTGCAAACCTGGGACAGAAGAAGCACAAGAAGCTCCTCATTGCAGTGTGGATGTGCACCGTGTGGCTACTTTGGAAGAACCGAAATGAAAGTCAGTTTGAAGGAAAGCAATGGGATATCCAGAGTCTTTGTTGTGAAGTTAAGGTTAGACTTTGGTGTTGGATCAAAATTTTCAAGTTTTGTAACGTTGATGCTAGTTTCTCCTCTTGGATGTCGAGCAGGCTGATTGCCGACGTTCTGTAA